The following proteins are encoded in a genomic region of Scylla paramamosain isolate STU-SP2022 chromosome 40, ASM3559412v1, whole genome shotgun sequence:
- the LOC135092669 gene encoding neuronal membrane glycoprotein M6-a-like isoform X2 yields the protein MAYEEARPPGTRHSYAAASAALPTPGLRPPQHRARSLDVLGGPAPSSSRARRPPSVQGGATSSHNDFVFLSPSKPPPAHAHAHHDYDNDAPASAETRAFLPQTARRPRHSRSVGRKCRDCMTRVPYATLIATVMCCVGVGVFCGTMYRGTTLTLRLFEEVFNLQIKWDQEYRVEPVQLTFMVVGAGMGGLGLMILFVGCLSTGDTRNRVYRTWRGRVGGRISCAIFMGITYLLTLAWLLMFAVLIIVTIFYTLAWFQCINVPNNECIDYNQFSFLFPHGTTEEEKRVCSGGKRKLFCKDYVNNAEIMFILATVSAFLVILSLVHYLMCLAANYAHIKDQEKFMDLQEIQFLHESEMSTLPKDRF from the exons ATGGCTTACGAGGAGGCGCGCCCGCCCGGCACACGCCACAGCTACGCTGCCGCCTCGGCAGCACTACCCACACCCGGGCTCCGCCCGCCCCAGCACCGCGCCCGCAGTCTAGATGTGCTGGGAGGCCCCGCGCCCTCCTCCAGCAGAGCACGGCGCCCCCCCAGCGTGCAGGGTGGCGCCACCTCCTCTCACAACGACTTCGTGTTCCTGTCGCCGAGCAAACCCCCTCCTGCGCACGCCCACGCCCATCACGACTACGACAATGACGCCCCTGCCAGCGCCGAGACCCGCGCCTTCCTGCCGCAGACGGCCCGTCGTCCACGACACTCCCGTAGcgttg GTCGGAAATGTCGAGATTGCATGACGCGGGTGCCCTATGCCACGCTCATCGCCACCGTCATGTGCTGCGTGGGTGTGGGCGTTTTCTGTGGCACCATGTACAGGGGCACCACACTCACCCTGCGCTTGTTTGAGGAAGTGTTCAACCTGCAGATCAAGTG GGACCAGGAGTACAG GGTGGAGCCAGTGCAGCTGACCTTCATGGTGGTGGGCGCTGGCATGGGTGGCCTGGGCCTCATGATCCTCTTCGTGGGCTGCCTCTCCACTGGTGATACCCGCAACCGCGTCTACCGAACCTGGCGGGGCAGAGTGGGTGGCAGGATATCCTGTGCTATT TTTATGGGTATCACTTACCTGCTGACCCTAGCCTGGCTGCTCATGTTTGCTGtcctcatcatcgtcaccatcttCTACACACTAGCTTGGTTCCAGTGCATCAATGTTCCCAACAATGAATGCATCGACTACAACCAGTTTA GCTTCTTGTTCCCCCACGGCACcactgaggaggagaagcgtGTGTGTTCCGGGGGAAAACGAAAGCTCTTCTGCAAGGATTACGTCAACAATGCAGAGATCATGTTTATCTTGGCCACAGTGTCTGccttcttggtcatcctttccCTG GTGCACTACTTGATGTGCCTGGCAGCAAACTATGCCCACATCAAGGACCAGGAGAAGTTCATGGACCTTCAGGAGATCCAGTTTCTGCACGAGTCCGAGATGTCCACTTTGCCCAAAGACCGATTCTAG
- the LOC135092669 gene encoding neuronal membrane glycoprotein M6-a-like isoform X3, with protein sequence MAYEEARPPGTRHSYAAASAALPTPGLRPPQHRARSLDVLGGPAPSSSRARRPPSVQGGATSSHNDFVFLSPSKPPPAHAHAHHDYDNDAPASAETRAFLPQTARRPRHSRSVGRKCRDCMTRVPYATLIATVMCCVGVGVFCGTMYRGTTLTLRLFEEVFNLQIKWVEPVQLTFMVVGAGMGGLGLMILFVGCLSTGDTRNRVYRTWRGRVGGRISCAIFMGITYLLTLAWLLMFAVLIIVTIFYTLAWFQCINVPNNECIDYNQFSFLFPHGTTEEEKRVCSGGKRKLFCKDYVNNAEIMFILATVSAFLVILSLVHYLMCLAANYAHIKDQEKFMDLQEIQFLHESEMSTLPKDRF encoded by the exons ATGGCTTACGAGGAGGCGCGCCCGCCCGGCACACGCCACAGCTACGCTGCCGCCTCGGCAGCACTACCCACACCCGGGCTCCGCCCGCCCCAGCACCGCGCCCGCAGTCTAGATGTGCTGGGAGGCCCCGCGCCCTCCTCCAGCAGAGCACGGCGCCCCCCCAGCGTGCAGGGTGGCGCCACCTCCTCTCACAACGACTTCGTGTTCCTGTCGCCGAGCAAACCCCCTCCTGCGCACGCCCACGCCCATCACGACTACGACAATGACGCCCCTGCCAGCGCCGAGACCCGCGCCTTCCTGCCGCAGACGGCCCGTCGTCCACGACACTCCCGTAGcgttg GTCGGAAATGTCGAGATTGCATGACGCGGGTGCCCTATGCCACGCTCATCGCCACCGTCATGTGCTGCGTGGGTGTGGGCGTTTTCTGTGGCACCATGTACAGGGGCACCACACTCACCCTGCGCTTGTTTGAGGAAGTGTTCAACCTGCAGATCAAGTG GGTGGAGCCAGTGCAGCTGACCTTCATGGTGGTGGGCGCTGGCATGGGTGGCCTGGGCCTCATGATCCTCTTCGTGGGCTGCCTCTCCACTGGTGATACCCGCAACCGCGTCTACCGAACCTGGCGGGGCAGAGTGGGTGGCAGGATATCCTGTGCTATT TTTATGGGTATCACTTACCTGCTGACCCTAGCCTGGCTGCTCATGTTTGCTGtcctcatcatcgtcaccatcttCTACACACTAGCTTGGTTCCAGTGCATCAATGTTCCCAACAATGAATGCATCGACTACAACCAGTTTA GCTTCTTGTTCCCCCACGGCACcactgaggaggagaagcgtGTGTGTTCCGGGGGAAAACGAAAGCTCTTCTGCAAGGATTACGTCAACAATGCAGAGATCATGTTTATCTTGGCCACAGTGTCTGccttcttggtcatcctttccCTG GTGCACTACTTGATGTGCCTGGCAGCAAACTATGCCCACATCAAGGACCAGGAGAAGTTCATGGACCTTCAGGAGATCCAGTTTCTGCACGAGTCCGAGATGTCCACTTTGCCCAAAGACCGATTCTAG
- the LOC135092669 gene encoding neuronal membrane glycoprotein M6-a-like isoform X4, with amino-acid sequence MGRKCRDCMTRVPYATLIATVMCCVGVGVFCGTMYRGTTLTLRLFEEVFNLQIKWVEPVQLTFMVVGAGMGGLGLMILFVGCLSTGDTRNRVYRTWRGRVGGRISCAIFMGITYLLTLAWLLMFAVLIIVTIFYTLAWFQCINVPNNECIDYNQFSFLFPHGTTEEEKRVCSGGKRKLFCKDYVNNAEIMFILATVSAFLVILSLVHYLMCLAANYAHIKDQEKFMDLQEIQFLHESEMSTLPKDRF; translated from the exons atgg GTCGGAAATGTCGAGATTGCATGACGCGGGTGCCCTATGCCACGCTCATCGCCACCGTCATGTGCTGCGTGGGTGTGGGCGTTTTCTGTGGCACCATGTACAGGGGCACCACACTCACCCTGCGCTTGTTTGAGGAAGTGTTCAACCTGCAGATCAAGTG GGTGGAGCCAGTGCAGCTGACCTTCATGGTGGTGGGCGCTGGCATGGGTGGCCTGGGCCTCATGATCCTCTTCGTGGGCTGCCTCTCCACTGGTGATACCCGCAACCGCGTCTACCGAACCTGGCGGGGCAGAGTGGGTGGCAGGATATCCTGTGCTATT TTTATGGGTATCACTTACCTGCTGACCCTAGCCTGGCTGCTCATGTTTGCTGtcctcatcatcgtcaccatcttCTACACACTAGCTTGGTTCCAGTGCATCAATGTTCCCAACAATGAATGCATCGACTACAACCAGTTTA GCTTCTTGTTCCCCCACGGCACcactgaggaggagaagcgtGTGTGTTCCGGGGGAAAACGAAAGCTCTTCTGCAAGGATTACGTCAACAATGCAGAGATCATGTTTATCTTGGCCACAGTGTCTGccttcttggtcatcctttccCTG GTGCACTACTTGATGTGCCTGGCAGCAAACTATGCCCACATCAAGGACCAGGAGAAGTTCATGGACCTTCAGGAGATCCAGTTTCTGCACGAGTCCGAGATGTCCACTTTGCCCAAAGACCGATTCTAG